The Arvicanthis niloticus isolate mArvNil1 chromosome 8, mArvNil1.pat.X, whole genome shotgun sequence genome segment acaaagtgaaacaaatgaacaacaacgaAACCCAAGTATCTGGTCAGGAATCATTAAAGAAAGAACTGTATGTGTTTATATCCTTGAAAACATCCCCTCCCCCATAGGCATAAACAGAGAAAAATCTTACATATGTTTTCAAATGACTTTTTCCCAGTGCCATGTATGAAGTGGAAAGATGAACTGGAATAACATTATCCAGACAATAGCCTTCCTTTCTCTTACTGGTTCTGGAATTGTGGGCAATATCATAATGTTTGTGAGACTTGTGTACACTTCTGCCTTCCAGACTGAGAAAAAGCCTATCAACCTTATTCTCATCCACTTGGTATTTTCTAATATGATCATTCTTTGTAGCACGGGGATCAGAGATGTAGCCACAGTGTTTTACTTCAGAAACTTCCTAGGAGACATTGGATGTAAAGCTGTGGTTTATCTGGCAAGGTTGGCACGGGGCCTTTCTATCTGCACCACCTGTCACCTCAGTATGGTCCAGGCTGTCACCATCGGTCTCAGGACATCCATTTGGAAAAAGCTCAAACCCCAGACCTCGTGGCAAGTTCTTACCTATGTCTTCTTCTTTTGGATCCTTAATATTCTGACAAGTTCCAACTTGTTGTACTATATAACAACAAGCAGTGGCATGAACAGATCTGAAGTTACTGGGTACATTGGGTATTGCTATATGCTGCCATCCAGGCAAGTAGTTAAGTGGCTTTTCCTCTTGCTCATGGCTGTTCGTGATCTCATCTTCCAGAGTCTCATGGGCTGGAGCAGTGGATACATTTCTTTTCAACTGTATAAACATCACAAGCATGTCCTCTATCTTCATAGCTGCAGATTTATAAAGAGTTTCAGTCCAGAGATCAAAGCTGCACAAAGTGTTGTTATTCTCAtgagctgttttcttttcttttattggggagacttcattttctctttttatacagGTTCCATGGTGACTCATGATTCCATTAtactaaatattaaaacatatctAGTACTTGGTTATGCTGTTCTCAGCCCCTTTGTCCTGATGAGCAGAGATGTCCCTGTTGCTAAATCCTAGAGTTTTCACTGAGAAATGCTAGGATTATATTCTTCCCTGAGCTTAAGATACACACTATCATTTATTTCCCTTAATATTTTGGAGACTATGTGGAGGACATGTAGCTTTGCTATATACCATTAGCTGTCCTGGATACCAATTAATAGCCCAGGCCTTGGCCTGGTGATTAACCTGCCTGGGCATTTCCAACATTTTCAATCTCATCATACTTTGCCCTGATATTCTAATATGGCCAAGCTTTAAATCAGTTAAGCATTATAAGTATTTGCATTAATAAATCAGACTAGTACAAAACCACCTAAGGCTAGTTCAGGGTTTCTAGGAAGGCCGGAAATGGATTTTtaccaacttcccattccaccaTCATTATCATGTGACTTGTGGCTTCTCATTAGCACTGGGAAAAATGCTGATTTCCTCTCAAAAGCCAGAGAAGGAGAACAAGATAGGGTAGgtagaggtgaggacatcaccaTTTTCTGGGGTGGCTCGCACAGCAGAGTGGAGATGATACTGAGACAAGTGATGTCATCACAACTCAGCAGACTTTGCCACCAACTGATTGATATTGCCAGATTCCATAAGACAATAATGTGGACAATTCTAACCATGTCAGATCTTAATTAATCACCATGGGAAGCTCTGGCAAATAAGCTTTCTCAAATGATGCCATCTCAGGCCTGGACAGCCGTCAGGAGCCAacataggacaagctaataagtagcaggtgatcttcctgagattgTCTGCCTTGGATTAAATTTCCAACACAGATTTTCTCTAATAGGCAAGGCCCAAGAGAAATTAATTTCAGGatagattcctgctattaatatgcttgtCCTGGTaccattaaatatatttaataatcacCAGGTATTATCCCACTCTTATGAGAAGATCTCTTCAGAACTACAAAGGTGTATTTTTTTTGTAgtaatgctatatagacaaatagatggttttttaattcttaatgatgattctataagaattcttaaaattatgtcagtatttattaagctcttttatagtgggactgctattagttcctttctgatagtcaaaactggaatgagaactctgccagttcctgagtgtcaccagttaattgcttctgagatactAAGCAGTTATTCTATTACTCGGAGCATATTCTATAAgattgtaaaaccattaaccaaaggtcctAAAaggggaactaatgatttataaTAGGTGGTAGGACAGAAGATAGATTGTTTACtggatttatttatataaaatttcactaataacttagttataatttttaactttccatgaacctgtggagctgtgacagatAATGAGTGATTAGTCAGATAATTACTCCTCATggacatgcatgtaaacattctttgtTGAAAACTTCTTGCTtattttatgatttgaatttatgtgtaaacctGTGCCAaatttttaccatgtgatcatgtattctgaaagatgtaaaagtgctgaggacaaatTTCTCTTTCTTAGCAATTCTCTTTGTTCCCACTTTTCTTAGCATTATTCTCCTTATCTCTCTGTTCTTAGCAGTCCTTATCCTGCTTTTCTTAGATCCCACGTATCCTCTTTTTTCTAGTTTCCTTATCCCCCTTTTCTTACAAGcctgtttcctgtttttttcttaaagagctgtaataggaaactttttacaattTAGAAATAAACACCCAAATCCCTCTTCAAAGTGTTCCCTTTTCTTCCCGAGACTTCTAACAAGGTAAAAGAGCCACACAATCCTATGAAGAGAGAGCAAAAGCTACTTTACTTAATCTTCtgctgttttaaaatgaaatgctaAACAGTATCTCTCCTTATAGAATCTCTGAAGGCAGGTCATAGTGCCTCAGCATATGTGACTCAGAATTGAGGtaggaaaatgttttattatttatacagcaaccctaaatttCAAATAAGACTAAGTCTTACCACTGCCAACAATCACCCCGCTCTGCTGCCTCAAGGAGAACCAAGCAAAAAAGAAGACCCACCTGGGCTGGCCTCTGACAGAGAGCACGCATGCTCCAGAAAAGGACCTCACCAGCACACTGATGCTTAAAGACCTCACTAATAGATTGTTAATACTAGAACTTCTACCTCTCAGGATTTGTCACTCACAATGGCTGATACTGAACATCTGGTGTTTGTTAAGACACTTGGCTTGAAATTCCAGGCTCTATCTTTTCTGCTTAGCTGTGGACTAGGAGACCTGGGTACTGAGGATGCACAGAAGATCATCTTGGTGAAATCCAAGGAGTGAGGCCTTGCCAATTGGAAGGATATTGGTGTTGTTGAGAACTCACAGACTTGGGCACAGGAGGACAAAGACAGTCCAGAAAGAGCTATGACCTTGTTTCTTTCAGGATCACTGTGCTCCAGCCTTCCCCTGGAGCCTCTGTCAATATAGTATATGCATTGCATTGGACAATACTGTCCATCAACTCATTACAGCTCCTACTAGAAGAGAAGTGAAAACACCTGAATAGTTCTTGAGGGAACTCCCTGCAGCTGAATAACGAACAAGAAACTGGCAGGAAAGGACAGTCCTTTCCAGGTCTCTTTCAGGTCTAGGAGTTGATATTCTCCAGAGCAAAGCAAGAGAAAGGCCGGGCTGTGTGTCTCTGAAATACTGCTCTTAGCTAAGGTTTTAAATATTCTCTAACTAGGTTAAAGACCACCTTCAGAGTATAACCAAGTAGATGTATGGCTAAAATGGATAGTTATTTTTCCAAAGAATTTTTATGTATAGGATGTATCTATAGTCTTTCTTATGAGTGAACAGTATGAACCAGAATAAGCAATCTCTTCTTCACCTAGCATCTCTATCCAGATCTGTACATTTTTGCACGGGATTCTTTTTTGTGTtaacatgacacaagctagagtcatcagaaagaaagaagcctcagttgaggaaatgccttcatgagatctagctgtagaacattttctctaTTGGTGATTAATGGAGAAGGGCCAAGCCCACTGAGTGGTGCCATCCTGGTGTAGTGGTCCtgaattttataagaaagcaggctgagcaagccagcagaagcaagccagtaagcagcacccctccatagcctctgtatcagcacctgtctccaggttcctgttctacttgagttcctgttcttATTTCTTCCAATCATGGATTATGGTctggaaatataagccaaataaacccttttctctccaacttgcttttttggtcatggcACTTTGTTgcaacaatagaaaccccaactaagatcACTGTCTAAATTTtcacatgcattttaaaaagtaaaattgatACATTTCTAATCTTCAATAAATATACCTTAAACACACATTGTGTAACAGTTCTCATAAGATAAAAAATTAGCATATTCATTTATTCCTGAGGTATCATTTTGTGATTATTATTATGGGGTTTGCTTAAATCCAGTAGAAATACAACAGAACTCTAATACCAGCTCAATGCAGATTAACCAGGGATATAGAACagactcagagactgaactacaaCTCTGAAAAAACACTGCCCAGCATATGTAAAGGATTAAACCATGAAACAAGAAGGAGTTAGGTGGGTTGTAGCACTGTCTAATCATATTTTGACATACAGTATTGAACAAGGAAGTTTCCATCAATCAGGATAGGAGTAGGTTCCTGGGCCTGGGAACATAATCTAAGTTTGACCGTAGTGGCAAGGTAAATAAGTTGTCCTTTAGATGTCTGGACTCAGATAACTGTTTCCTTATAATAGAAGCTATTCAGCTATTGAGAAGTTTTCAGCTTCTCTAGGGTCTGGGACTGTGAATTTAGTTTCTCCTCATGATTAAATGGAGCCTGAAAATGAAGTGGTTGGTagtatttaaaatgaatttatttttccaaCAGGTATTGTAAGAGCACTTGAATATTCTCTTAGCAAATTCTAGTGTACACTACTGTAGAAACAGTTTTCCCCTTGCTCTGCACtaggtcttttaaaataaagaacatggTTGTCTATGTTTTGATCTCCACAATAGGCTTCAATAATTATGTTAAGTAAGTTACTGGAATACTTCCTACTTGGCCATAGGTTCTCCTAGGAGTCATGAGCATGAGACCAACAGGGAAAGAAGTGTTGGGAgagcaaatattttaaagagaaatatgtGTCCCCTCTATTTAACTATCAGAGTACTGATACAAGAAATTCAAGGAATTAACATTTACCTAGGAGTCAGTCCCACACCTTGGGAGGAGAAAGGCTGAAGCCCTGGCACTGTCACAGGAGGAAATCACCTCCCCACAGAAGCATAATGCAGCTCTAATGACATGGACACACCTTtcatgcattttctttctttgttataaaACTGTGACATTGCtacagagaagaggggaaggaaggaggagtcTTTCATTCCCTGGTTTagccaaacaataaataaatctgttttgtCAATTTGCTTCCTAATTTCCTCAAAGAagtaaaggaaattattttttgtttcaattttcatGTGTCTCTATGTTTTGAATCTGTGTGTATCTGCTTGCATGTGGGTAGGCACATGTATATGTGAGGTGGTACACATGCACATTAGTACACATCAGCATGCATAGAAGTAGACGTTaggaaaaggccaaacctaagaataataggaatagaagaggaagATTCTCacatcaaaggcccagaaaacatcttcaacaacatcctaaaagaaaacttccctaacataaagaaacagacacctataaatatacaagaaacttcaaaaacacaaaacagattggaccagaaaagaaagctcCTCCacccacataataatcaaaacactaaatgtacagaacaaagaaatattaaaagcttcaaggaaaaaggccaagtaacacataaaggcagacatataagaACTACACTTGACTTCTCAACAAAGATTCTAATAGCTAGAAAGGCCTGGGCAGAggtcttgcagaccctaagagcACACATATATCAGTACAGACTACTAACTATACCCAGTATAGCtttcaattactatagatggagaaaccaagatatttcatgactaaaccaaatttaaacaataacttTCCATTAACTTAGCCCTCCAGAGGATACTGGAAGGCAAATTCCAACACAATGAGActaactacactcaagaaaacagaaaaaaatatttccacaCCATTCAGATcaatagaagagaaacacacacacacacacacacacatacacacacacacacacacacacacacacacactattaatttcaaaataacaggaagtagcaatggttggtccttaatatttttcagtatcaatggactcaattcctcaattaaaagtcactggctaacagaatggataacataaacagaatccatcattatacagtatacaagaaacacatatcaacaacaaacataaatattacctcagagtaaaggactggaaaaTGGTTTctaagcaaacagacccaagaaacaagttgaagtagccattctaacatcTAAAAAcctagactttcaaccaaaaatcaTCAAAAAACATGGATGggtaaggacacttcatactcttcAAAGGAAAGTTTCAAGAGGACATCTAAAATCTGAACATCTATCTCCAAATTTAATGGCAtccccaatcataaaagaaacatcactAAATACTAAATCACATACTAAACACCACACATTAATAGTGTGAGACTTCAACACcttactctcagcaatggacaggtcaacaagacaaaactaaACAGGAATAATAAACCTTACATAGGCTATGATTCAAATGGACTTAATATGTATCTACcaaacatttcactcaaacacaaaagaatataccttcttctcagagtcttacagaaccttctccaaaactgaccatataattggtcacaatgCAAACCTCAACAGACAAAAGATGATTGAAATTACTCCTTGCATCTTCTCAGATCACCATAGATTAAAGAgagacttcaacaacagaaagcctacatactcatggaaagTGAGCAACTCACTACTCAATGATCATtatgtcagagaagaaataaagatagaaattagatactttctagaattcaatgaaaatgagagGACAACatgcccaaacttatgggacacaatgaaagcagtgctaagaggaaggTTTATAacactaagtgcctccataaagaaattaaagggtTCTCATATAATTTGAAACtgcacctgaaagctctagaaaataaaagaagcaacaacttccaagaggagtagatgtcaGGAGATATTCAAACTTCAAGCTGAAATCAATCGGTTAGAcacagagaacaatacaaaggaaACCAGGAGCTCATTctttgagaaaacaaataaacagacaaacccttaaccaagctaactaaaaggcagagagacacagtatccaaattaacaaaattagaaatggaaaaaaagagataaCAAAAGATcaggagaaaattaaaataaccatttggtcttacttcaaaagcctgcactacacaaaattggaaaatcaaaatgaaactaatgattttctagatagatgccaattaccaaagttaaatcaagatcacaTAAACTATATAGatgtcctataacccctaaggaaatagaaacactCATTAAAGTCTCACAACCCCCAAAAAGcctagggccagatggttttagggcagaaatataccagactttcaaagaagagcaaaGATTCCTCAGACTAgtccacaaaaatagaaacagaaggaatattgcCAAACTGATTCTATGAGTttacagttaccctgatacctaaaccgcACAAAGTCTCAACAGAAAAAGAGGATTTCAGGCCAATTTCCTTATGAACAGTGACGCAAAAATAATAAAGTGCctgaaaaccaaatccaagaccaCATCAAAGACATAATCCATCctgatcaagttggcttcattccAGGGTAGTTCAATATATAATAACCCATCTATGTAATCACAATATAaacaatctgaaagaaaaaaaagataacacaggaacattagatactgaaaaaaacATTGAccaaatccaacacccctttatgttaaaagtcttggacaGATCAAGGATAAAAAGCACATGCCTAAACACAATATAggtaatatacagcaagtcaatagccaacatcaaattaaatgtagagaaacttaaagcaatttcactaaaaccAGGCACAAGACAAGGCTGCACACTGTCACcctatgtattcaatatagtattttaaGTTCTAGGCAGAACAATAAGACATCTAAAGGAGATTgagaggatacaaattggaacaatttggaaagaagtcaaagtatcactatttgcagatgatatgacagtatacatgagtgaccccaaaatttctaccagaaaATTTCTATGACtgataaacacattcagcaaagtggctgcacacaaaattaactcagaaGATCAGTAGTCCttctttatacaaacaataattAGGCTGACAAAGAATTTAGGAAGacaacacccttcaaaatagccataaataatataaaatattttggtgtaactctagccaagcaagtgaaagacctgtatgacaagaacgtcTTATTTCTGCAGAAAGAAACTGAGATAGATATCAGAAAGAAACATCATCCATGCTCATGGGttgataggattaacatagtgaaaatggccattttacaaagcaatctacagattcaatgaaattctcatcaaaattccaacacaattcttaaaAATCTTGAAAGAATAACTTGCAGTTTctgtgaaaaaaatgaaaaacccaggatagctaaacaactctgagcaataaaagaactttgggagATATCAaccattcctgacttcaagctatactacagaataatagtaataaaaactacatggtgtTGGTATAGAAACCaataggttgatcaatggaatttaactgaagatccagaaatgaagcGCACACCTAATGATACTtgaattttgataaagaagccaaaagcatACAATGGAAAAGAGAGAGCATCTTCTACAAATGGTCTTGGTGTAACTgacagtctgcatgtagaagaattcaaatagattCATGTTTATCATCCTGAACAAAACTTAAGGCCAagaggatcaaagacctcaacataccACTGGATACATTAAATCTAGTAGAGTAGAAAGTGGGAGATaaagccgggcagtagtggtgcacgcctttaacccagtacttgggagggagaggcaggaggatttctgagttcgaggccagcctagtctacagagtgagttccaggacagccagggctacacagagaaatcctgtctcaaaaagccaaaaaaaaaaaaaaaagaaaagaaagaaaaaaaaagaaaaaagaaaaaaaaagaaaaaagaaaaaagaaagaaagaaagaaagaaagagagaaagaaaggaagaaggaaaaaagaaagagggagatactcttgaactcattggtacaggagacaacttcctgaagagaacaccaatggctcaggctctatgaTAAACAATTAATAGATGGGACTTTATgcaactgaaaagcttctataagacaaagggtactgtcaataggacaaaacaacttacaggttgggaaaagatcttcgccaactctacatctgacagtgggaataatatccaatatatataaagaactcaagaatttagacacCAGCAACCCCAAacagaggaattttgaatggctaagaaaaacttaaagaaatgttcaaagtccttagtcatcagggaaatgtaaatcaaaatgactcagATTCTATCAATACCCATAAAAATGGCTAACAGCAAGAACTTAAGGGACAGCACATTTTGACAAGGGTAACATTcctacattgctggtgggactgcaaacttgtacaactattctggaaatcaatttgggaGTTTCTCATAAAATTAGGAATAATTTTACTTCAACTCCCAGCTACAacttcctgggcatatacccaaaagatgttccatcataccacaaagacacttgctgaatcatgtttatagcagctttatttgtaataccagaaactggaaacctaTATGTTCCTTAACTTAAGAATGGATAAAGtaaatgtggttcattcacacaTTGAACACTacacagttattaaaaacaatgacgctatgatttttttcaggcaaatggatggaactagaaaacatcatcctgaataagataacccagatccaaaaaTATATTCATGATATGTACTCATTTGTAAGCAGGTATTAGCCTGCTTAATAAATATAGGATAACTGTGCTatataatcaacagacccaaTGAAGCCAATTAACAAAGAAGACTGATGGGAGGATAGTTTTttttcagaaggggaaataaaatagctaTCTGGAGTggatagagggagagaactggatTGAAGAAAGGATTGTGAGGAGAGTGGGATGGGGAGACAGGATCAGATGTAGGGATTGTAGAGCAGAGAAAATGGAAATTGGTAGTGGTGGGAGTAATCTCTAGGATGCGGGGAAATGGTCCCAAGGTGTCTATGGGGTGACTCTATCCAAGACTCCGCAGTGTGGAGGATATGTCCACTTTCTTGAATCAGGCAGAATTCTCAGtgaagggataaggacagcaacccacccataaaacctttAACCCAAAATGTCTCCTGCCTATAAGCTGTGCAGGGATAAAGAGCAGAGATGGatgaaatggccaaccaatgactagtccaaattgagacccatcccacaggcaagaaccaatccctgaggctattaatgatactctgttatgcttgcaggcaggagcctagcatagctgtcctctgagaagtttCACCCTGTAGTCAATGGAAAGAGATGTAGAGATCCCACCCCCAGCCAAACATGTGATGAAGCTTATGGAATCTTACGGAAGAGTTGGGGTAGGGATTGAGGGGCCTGAAGAGGACAAGAATTCCAtggaaagaccaacagagtcaacgaATCTGAATCTTGGGGCCTCCCAGAAAgtgaagcaccaaccaaagagtgagcatggggTGGACCTAGACAgttgacacatatgtagcagatgtgaagcttagtcttcatgtgggccttccaacaactggagtggggtcTACCCATGAATGTGTTGGCTGACTGCCTGTGGGTTCTGTCAccctaactgggctaccttgtctggcctaagtgggagaggaagcacctcaTCCTGAAGTGACTTGACTGGGGTGATATTCAGAGAGGGATTTCcattctcaaaggagaaggggaaggatgtATGGGGCAAGATGTGTATGAGGGGGTACTAGGAGGAAAGGGGGAGCTGatattgagatgtaaatgaataaataaatgaattaaaataaatcatgtgACTGCAATCATACAGGTATTTGGCAAACGACTCTATCCTTTATTCTGTGGCGCTTTTGTGGGCTATTCTGTAATCTCATATGTTTTCTAGATTACTACTACTCAAAcatctattttcttttcaattcaaAATGTTCATTAGCTTCATGCCACCTAGAGAAATATACTTATTCAAGTCCTCATACAGATAATTGTGAGAGTCATGTCCTTGAACTACAAgctaaataatcttttttttctttatgaaattaaCTCTCCTCAAGTGTTGTCATAACAAATGTAGACTAATAAACACCAGGATTATAGACTTTTTCTCTAGCacactccttttctttttttggatcaTTGTCTATATTTGTTGATAAAGAAATTAACAAACACATGATTAAGTGAAAAATAGGAGGTTAAAAATTAAAGAGAGTTGTTAAGAGTTTTGGTTTAGAAGAAATGAATGCTCCAGCAAGACAGGGATGaatatgttaaaaaaatacaCCAGTAGTATGAATAtatcaaatattaataaaaatgaaaataattgtgaTTTCTATCAGAAAGCTGCATAGTAAAAAACTTTTAGCcagccagtggtggtgcatgcccttaatcccagcccttgggaggcagaggcaggcagatttctgagttccaggccagcttggtctacagaatgagttccaggacagccagggctatacagagaaaccctgtctcaaaaacaaacaaacaaacaaacaaacaaccctttaTTATAGTGATTCTGAGAGATGCCTGTGGCCCTGTGGCTACATGGTATTTCTGCTCCAAGAATGCTACCAGTGTGTCCTCTGTTTACAGACAACTAATTCTGTCTACAGAACTCAGCCCAAATGGAAGCTGCATGAATGTCTCTCTTTCTGATATGTTCTTCTGTTTTACTCAATAAACCAATCAGAGTACTACAAGCTTTAAactgttttattggtttttatatttcaaaggtaaacaagatatttagaaaatttcTAAACAAATAAAGACAACAGAGGTTAATCATTGTTACACCagagataattattttatttttcaatttttatcaaCCCTGACATATGTAATCTATAACTTAGTTTCTCTGCACTTGGATTCCCCATTCAGTAGAGAGTATAGAAACCCCGGTTTCCTCAGAAGCTGTCCTCTTGTATACAGAAGAAGCATTTCCAGCTTTTGTCATGTGTTAGTTGCACCTGGATGTATGAAGACACCAtcacacagagcacagagggaGACAAGTGATCTTGAACTCATCTCTCAAGATAACTAATAGTGCTTTCTCTTCAAGAACAAAATGACAATTTTATCACTTCTAATCTCAGGCCTGCACACTTATTTACATCACTTTGTATCTGGGATAGGAGGAACTTCCTAGGAACCAGAATGAAAAGTACATAGGACCATTCTTTAATACACACAAGTTTTGGAAGTATACTTGATGTTATAATGAGTAAAGATTACTTTAGAAATAAGGCCaagatggggttgggggtggtgagAGGACACTGATATTTAGAGCACAAAAAGATACTTAATGTACAGGAATGAAAAATCAGATAAAGCAAAGACCTTCACTACTGATGGGCACAGGTAGAATAAGCTTATCCTGGTCCATGTTTGGGACTTGTGCAGGAAGCAGAATTCCCAGGGCTGCACATCATTTATTCTACTTCTGTCTAACAAGGAAtttaagaaagagaaggaagaaacttAGTCTGTCTGTAAAAAGCTGGTCCCCTGCCAGTTCAGAATCTGTCACTTTGGGAAGGTGAAAATAAGTCAGGAGATGTGAGTAGCTCAGTACACAGAACTTGGttagttgttcattttctcacttcacatctttcctctcaaaataaTTAAACCCCAATTAAGCTGTAAACAACTTCTGAGCAAAACAGATGCTGTAACTGTGGGAGAGAGGGAAGCTATACTTCGGGGACTGAGGTCCTGTAGTGGCCTTCCTTCCCCCTGACACTGTGACAATATGAAACCTGAAGTCTGCAGACAAAATGGATGCTAAGAGTCCCACAGATCCAAAAAGTACAAATATGACCTGGCAAGTGTCACCTTCCCAGAGCTGCTCCAGATCCTGTCTGCACCACAGAGGTCTA includes the following:
- the LOC117714174 gene encoding putative vomeronasal receptor-like protein 4, whose amino-acid sequence is MNWNNIIQTIAFLSLTGSGIVGNIIMFVRLVYTSAFQTEKKPINLILIHLVFSNMIILCSTGIRDVATVFYFRNFLGDIGCKAVVYLARLARGLSICTTCHLSMVQAVTIGLRTSIWKKLKPQTSWQVLTYVFFFWILNILTSSNLLYYITTSSGMNRSEVTGYIGYCYMLPSRQVVKWLFLLLMAVRDLIFQSLMGWSSGYISFQLYKHHKHVLYLHSCRFIKSFSPEIKAAQSVVILMSCFLFFYWGDFIFSFYTGSMVTHDSIILNIKTYLVLGYAVLSPFVLMSRDVPVAKS